The Pelecanus crispus isolate bPelCri1 chromosome 29, bPelCri1.pri, whole genome shotgun sequence genome includes a window with the following:
- the LOC142596223 gene encoding C-type lectin domain family 2 member B-like, protein MSQYDDKSCGGNWPARHPVCAMVVVAVLVVLVVAFAMAVAVQSAGRHRGNPDLPAAGVLGCPEGWVGYHKVCYYCSNSTEEGSWEWSQEQCSSLGASLAVLKMGWEMEFNLCLKDNDDYWVGLWRRGERLEWVDGSSFNQTFPVHGQGPCVYLNKRNFGSSSCSHHCRYLCSKPKALGYQR, encoded by the exons ATGTCCCAATACGACGATAAGAGCTGTGGAG GCAACTGGCCTGCGCGCCATCCAGTGTGTGccatggtggtggtggctgtgcTCGTGGTTCTGGTTGTGGCTTTTGCCATGGCTGTTGCTGTACAATCAG caggaaggcACAGAGGGAACCCAGATCTGCCTGCggctggggtgctgggctgtCCTGAGGGCTGGGTTGGGTACCACAAGGTCTGCTACTACTGCTCGAACTCGACAgaggaggggagctgggagTGGAGCCAGGAGCAGTGCTCCTCCCTCGGGGCCTCGCTGGCCGTGCTCAAGATGGGGTGGGAGATG GAGTTTAACTTGTGCCTCAAGGACAATGATGATTACTGGGTTGGGCTGTGGAGACGGGGCGAGCGCCTGGAGTGGGTGGATGGCAGCAGCTTCAACCAGAC GTTCCCAGTGCACGGCCAAGGACCATGCGTGTATTTGAACAAGCGTAATTTTGGGAGTTCAAGCTGTTCCCATCACTGTCGCTATTTGTGCAGCAAGCCTAAGGCTCTGGGGTATCAGAGGTGA